In Maridesulfovibrio sp., the following proteins share a genomic window:
- a CDS encoding glycosyltransferase family 4 protein translates to MARKVLILVENLPSPFDRRVWQEAKSLHGAGYTVSIICPTGKGYEEFYEEIDGIHIYRYNLPMEGEGAKGYAVEYSAALWHTFRLAWKVRREQGFDVIHACNPPDLLFLVALIFKLFYKTKFIFDHHDINPELYEAKFNKRDFLWRLMVWLEKATFMSADVSIATNESYKKIAIRRGGMKPEKVHVVRSGPMLERLRTIPAVESLKKGRKYLVGYVGVMGKQEGLDLLLEAVSYIVHDLKRDDVHFGLVGGGTSLEEMKRLAEELNVSDYVTFTGRVPDQELLEMLNTADICVNPDRANAMNDKSTMNKIMEYMALGKPIVQFDLTEGRFSAQWASLYAAKNDPKDMGDKILQLLDDPGMREKMGRFGYNRVRNELEWKYEEPKLLKAYEEVFK, encoded by the coding sequence GTGGCGCGAAAAGTTTTAATTCTTGTTGAAAACCTTCCTTCCCCATTTGACCGCAGAGTCTGGCAGGAAGCTAAGTCTTTGCATGGCGCGGGATACACTGTTTCCATCATTTGCCCCACAGGTAAGGGTTATGAAGAATTCTATGAAGAAATAGATGGGATTCATATCTACCGCTACAACCTGCCTATGGAAGGTGAAGGAGCAAAAGGGTATGCCGTGGAATACAGCGCCGCGCTCTGGCATACCTTCAGACTGGCGTGGAAAGTGCGCCGGGAGCAGGGATTTGATGTTATCCATGCCTGTAACCCCCCGGATCTGCTTTTTCTTGTCGCGCTGATATTCAAGCTGTTTTACAAGACCAAATTTATCTTTGATCATCACGATATCAATCCCGAGCTTTACGAAGCAAAGTTCAATAAGCGTGATTTCTTATGGAGGCTGATGGTCTGGCTGGAAAAGGCGACTTTCATGTCTGCCGATGTTTCCATCGCCACAAACGAGTCATACAAGAAAATTGCCATCCGGCGCGGCGGTATGAAACCGGAAAAAGTCCATGTTGTGCGCAGCGGCCCCATGCTTGAACGGTTGCGGACCATTCCCGCTGTTGAGTCGCTCAAAAAAGGTCGTAAGTACCTTGTGGGTTACGTGGGGGTCATGGGCAAGCAGGAAGGGCTTGATCTGCTCTTGGAAGCTGTGAGCTATATCGTTCATGACCTTAAACGGGATGATGTGCATTTCGGGCTGGTCGGTGGCGGAACTTCGCTGGAAGAAATGAAAAGACTGGCTGAAGAACTTAATGTTTCCGACTATGTAACTTTTACCGGAAGGGTTCCTGATCAGGAGCTGCTTGAGATGCTCAATACCGCTGATATCTGCGTGAACCCTGACCGGGCCAATGCCATGAATGACAAATCCACCATGAACAAAATCATGGAATACATGGCGCTTGGTAAACCTATAGTCCAATTTGATCTGACCGAAGGACGTTTTTCCGCACAGTGGGCTTCTCTTTATGCCGCCAAGAACGATCCCAAAGATATGGGAGACAAGATTTTGCAGTTGCTTGATGACCCGGGAATGCGTGAGAAAATGGGTAGGTTCGGCTATAACCGCGTTCGCAATGAATTGGAATGGAAATACGAAGAACCTAAATTATTAAAAGCTTACGAAGAAGTTTTTAAATAA
- a CDS encoding UDP-glucose/GDP-mannose dehydrogenase family protein, translated as MKVSVFGLGYVGAVSAGCLAKEGHRVIGVDPNQTKVDIINSGQTPIIEDEIGDILREAVQDGILRATTSAEEAIQGSEISLVCVGTPSKPNGSLDLSYVERVCSEIGTVLKGKDEFHVVVIRSTILPGSMRSVVIPALEAGSGKVAGVDFGVCNNPEFLREGTSVYDFYNPPKTVIGESDPKSGEMLASLYAGIGAPLIRTDMEVAEMVKYADNNWHAVKVAFANEIGAVCKEAGIDSHKVMDIFCQDTKLNISSYYLKPGFAFGGSCLPKDVRALTYKANIMGVDLPLLSNVLRSNRRHIQRGLSLIMDKGNRKVGFLGFSFKAGTDDLRESPLVAVIEQLIGKGYELSLYDRNVNTAKLLGANRDYIMNRIPHISKLMVDDIESVLEHAETIVIGNNSPEFKDIQARIRPGQVVVDLVRITEPSPEGGAIDGICW; from the coding sequence ATGAAAGTTAGTGTGTTCGGTTTGGGATACGTGGGAGCAGTTTCCGCAGGTTGTCTGGCTAAAGAAGGACATAGAGTTATCGGGGTTGACCCCAACCAAACCAAGGTTGATATTATTAACAGCGGGCAGACTCCGATCATCGAAGACGAGATCGGAGATATCCTGCGTGAAGCTGTACAGGATGGCATTTTACGGGCAACAACCTCTGCTGAAGAAGCTATTCAGGGATCCGAGATTTCCCTTGTCTGTGTGGGGACACCCAGCAAGCCCAATGGTAGTCTTGATCTGTCTTATGTGGAGAGGGTCTGCTCTGAAATCGGTACGGTACTCAAAGGCAAAGATGAATTTCATGTGGTAGTAATCCGCAGCACGATCCTACCGGGTTCAATGCGTTCTGTGGTTATTCCTGCGCTTGAGGCCGGTTCCGGTAAGGTTGCAGGCGTTGATTTCGGGGTGTGCAACAACCCTGAGTTCCTGCGCGAAGGAACATCTGTTTACGATTTCTACAATCCTCCTAAGACCGTTATAGGTGAGAGCGACCCGAAAAGTGGCGAGATGCTGGCTTCCTTATATGCCGGTATTGGTGCTCCGCTGATCAGGACGGATATGGAAGTTGCCGAAATGGTTAAGTATGCCGACAATAACTGGCATGCAGTCAAGGTTGCGTTTGCCAATGAAATAGGTGCGGTCTGCAAAGAGGCAGGCATCGACAGCCATAAGGTCATGGATATTTTCTGCCAGGACACAAAGCTCAATATTTCCAGCTACTATCTTAAGCCGGGGTTTGCTTTTGGCGGTTCCTGCCTGCCAAAAGATGTGCGAGCCCTTACCTACAAAGCGAATATTATGGGAGTTGATCTTCCGCTTTTAAGTAACGTGCTGCGCAGTAACAGGCGTCACATCCAGCGCGGTTTGTCCCTGATTATGGATAAGGGTAATCGAAAGGTCGGTTTTCTTGGTTTCAGTTTCAAAGCCGGGACTGATGATCTGCGTGAGAGTCCTCTGGTGGCAGTCATCGAGCAGCTTATAGGCAAGGGCTATGAACTTAGTCTCTATGACCGCAATGTGAATACCGCCAAGCTGCTCGGCGCTAACCGCGATTACATCATGAATCGCATACCCCACATTTCAAAGCTTATGGTCGACGACATAGAAAGTGTGTTGGAGCATGCCGAAACCATTGTCATCGGCAATAATTCACCTGAATTTAAAGATATCCAGGCCAGAATCCGTCCCGGGCAGGTTGTTGTTGATCTGGTCAGGATAACTGAACCTTCCCCTGAAGGCGGGGCAATTGACGGTATTTGCTGGTAA
- a CDS encoding alginate lyase family protein, translated as MKNISWLIARLMRMSAPEVTYRVRKACQTESQAKGFCVASPGLVQGKSRSVVDGCISVADEDLHLRAADKILSGYFNVFALRGCNLGFPPKWNRDPLTGITAPLKFGKKLNYRDEALVGNIKYLWEPNRHLELVTLAQAYSFSGDQKYANGCRELLQSWFEECPYLLGVNWTSSLELGVRLVNWAFAWHLLGGEDSVLFTGSEGQQFRSRWLESIYQHCHFINGYFSRFSSANNHLLGEYMGLFVGSTVWPCWKESSGWQRKAKAGLEEEAIIQNFPDGCNREQGIWYHHEVADMLLLCGIIGQENNVSFSDAYWMQLESMIEFIGSMADTNLNLPMIGDSDDAVMVRFVPDDSFSVYRSLLASGAVLFTRADFAQKAGFFDDKSRCLLGKEGESRFNELLSSEQSEAEGFRRSYPDGGYYILGRDFETDREVKLIVDAGPLGFTSIAAHGHADALSMVLSIGGEELLIDPGTFAYHTERKWRDYFKGTSAHNTVRIDGLDQSVSGGNFMWTRHANAMCDTFGLSAEEDFFSGRHDGYTRLSDPVTHSRSITFLKDAGVIEVSDRLDCSEEHEVEIFWHTAESCTVEIEADMVLVRSAKSTLEISMPECSLKPKLYKGNDEIPLGWISRRFDFKTPSPTIVWKGRLAGKTEYLTVFKYNFE; from the coding sequence ATGAAAAATATTTCATGGTTGATTGCCCGCTTGATGCGGATGAGTGCCCCGGAAGTGACCTACCGGGTACGTAAAGCCTGTCAGACTGAGTCACAGGCTAAAGGGTTTTGCGTCGCTAGTCCCGGGCTGGTGCAAGGGAAAAGCCGTTCCGTTGTAGATGGTTGTATCTCTGTGGCTGATGAGGATTTGCATCTTCGGGCAGCAGATAAAATTTTGAGCGGTTATTTTAATGTTTTTGCCCTTCGTGGTTGTAATTTGGGGTTCCCGCCAAAATGGAATCGTGATCCTTTGACAGGGATTACCGCGCCTCTCAAGTTTGGTAAGAAGCTCAATTACCGGGATGAAGCGCTGGTCGGGAATATCAAATATCTCTGGGAGCCCAACCGTCATCTGGAGCTGGTCACACTTGCTCAGGCTTATAGTTTTTCCGGTGATCAAAAGTATGCGAATGGCTGCCGGGAATTGTTGCAGTCGTGGTTTGAGGAGTGTCCGTATCTGCTTGGAGTTAATTGGACCAGTTCCCTTGAGCTCGGTGTACGGCTGGTCAACTGGGCTTTTGCGTGGCATCTCCTCGGAGGGGAGGATTCGGTTCTCTTTACCGGGAGTGAAGGACAGCAATTCCGCTCTCGTTGGTTGGAATCAATTTATCAGCACTGTCATTTTATCAATGGGTACTTTTCCCGTTTCTCTTCAGCGAACAATCATTTGCTTGGAGAGTATATGGGATTATTTGTCGGCTCTACTGTCTGGCCCTGCTGGAAGGAAAGTTCCGGCTGGCAGAGGAAAGCCAAAGCCGGGCTTGAAGAGGAAGCTATCATTCAGAATTTCCCGGATGGCTGCAATAGGGAGCAAGGCATCTGGTATCATCATGAAGTAGCCGATATGCTGCTGCTTTGCGGTATTATAGGTCAGGAAAATAATGTTTCCTTCTCTGATGCTTATTGGATGCAGCTGGAGTCGATGATAGAATTCATCGGATCAATGGCGGATACTAATCTCAATCTCCCCATGATCGGTGATTCCGACGATGCTGTTATGGTTCGTTTTGTGCCGGATGATTCTTTTTCTGTTTACAGGTCGTTGCTGGCAAGCGGTGCCGTTCTTTTTACTCGTGCGGACTTTGCGCAAAAGGCAGGATTCTTTGATGACAAAAGCCGTTGTCTTTTAGGAAAAGAGGGAGAATCGAGATTTAACGAATTGTTGAGCTCTGAGCAGAGCGAGGCAGAAGGTTTCCGGCGCAGCTACCCTGACGGTGGCTACTATATTTTGGGACGTGATTTTGAGACTGACCGTGAGGTAAAGCTGATCGTGGATGCAGGACCGTTGGGGTTTACTTCCATTGCCGCGCACGGGCATGCGGATGCCCTGTCCATGGTATTATCCATCGGGGGCGAGGAATTACTAATTGATCCGGGGACGTTTGCCTATCATACTGAGCGCAAATGGCGGGATTACTTCAAAGGGACTTCGGCCCACAACACGGTGCGCATCGACGGTCTGGATCAGTCGGTATCGGGTGGTAACTTCATGTGGACCAGACATGCCAATGCCATGTGCGATACTTTCGGCCTATCAGCAGAAGAGGATTTTTTCAGCGGCAGGCATGATGGATATACCCGCTTGAGTGATCCGGTTACGCATTCTCGCAGCATCACTTTTTTAAAGGATGCGGGTGTAATTGAAGTTTCAGACAGGTTGGATTGTTCGGAAGAACATGAGGTTGAAATTTTTTGGCATACTGCGGAATCCTGCACGGTTGAAATTGAAGCAGATATGGTTCTGGTGCGGTCAGCTAAATCCACACTGGAAATATCAATGCCGGAATGCTCCCTGAAACCTAAGCTATATAAGGGCAATGATGAGATCCCCTTAGGTTGGATTTCCAGAAGGTTTGATTTTAAGACTCCTTCGCCGACTATCGTCTGGAAAGGTCGTTTAGCAGGAAAAACAGAGTACTTAACTGTATTTAAATATAATTTTGAGTAG
- the pstA gene encoding phosphate ABC transporter permease PstA, with amino-acid sequence MEPGKDNHSMREKIQKVVFMLFKGAAAVNGLALLIIVGFVLYYGLPAMSWEFLTESPRESMTAGGILPCIVGTIVLSYGALMIALPWGIATAIYLNEYATSPRLVRIIRLGINNLAGVPSVVFGLFGLSLFVTVMGMGVSILAGVCTLGALALPLVIGASEEALRSVPQTYREASLGLGATKWQTIYKVVLPSALPGMLTGAILTLSRAAGETAAIMFTAAVFFTPEMPESLFDDVMALPYHIYVLATAGTEIEKTRHIQYGTSLVLITLVLSMNMLAIYIRARMQRKGNK; translated from the coding sequence TGTCAACGGTCTAGCTTTGTTGATCATCGTCGGCTTTGTTCTTTACTATGGCCTTCCGGCCATGAGTTGGGAATTCCTTACAGAGAGTCCCCGCGAATCCATGACCGCCGGTGGAATTTTACCCTGTATCGTGGGAACCATCGTCCTTAGCTATGGGGCACTCATGATCGCTCTGCCCTGGGGTATAGCCACTGCAATTTACCTCAACGAATATGCAACGTCGCCCAGGCTGGTGCGCATTATCCGCCTTGGAATCAATAACCTTGCCGGTGTTCCCTCTGTCGTTTTCGGTCTGTTCGGCCTGTCTCTTTTCGTTACCGTTATGGGGATGGGCGTAAGTATTCTGGCCGGGGTCTGTACTCTTGGTGCGCTGGCTCTTCCCCTTGTCATCGGCGCATCCGAAGAAGCCCTGCGTTCAGTTCCGCAGACTTACCGCGAAGCATCCCTCGGGTTGGGCGCAACAAAATGGCAGACCATATATAAAGTAGTTCTTCCGTCCGCACTGCCCGGGATGCTCACCGGTGCTATTCTGACCCTTTCAAGGGCTGCCGGAGAAACAGCAGCGATTATGTTTACCGCGGCAGTATTTTTTACTCCTGAAATGCCGGAATCCCTGTTTGATGATGTCATGGCGCTTCCCTACCACATCTATGTTCTGGCAACCGCCGGAACCGAGATCGAAAAAACAAGGCACATCCAGTACGGGACCTCGCTCGTGCTGATCACCCTTGTGCTGAGCATGAATATGCTGGCTATCTATATCCGTGCAAGGATGCAGAGAAAAGGTAACAAATAG